The genomic window GGAAAACAGGGCTATGGGGACTGATGTCAAATGTaaacttttgaaaacaaaatttttacattgtgtatatatacacaaaactGATTCATGTAGGTACAAAAATCATTCATCTCTATACACCTTTGTGGGAaacaaattatacatatatatttatatatacaaatagtTCTACTTTGAATGATTTGGGGACATTTTAATCATTATTATTCTACTAAATATtacttaataatttatttaatttctagtATGATTTATTTTGTGAACAATTTTGTTCACCTGCACCTAAAGTCCTATCAATTTTAGCCCTCATTTCTAGCATCTATGAAGAGATGCATGTGTGAATGTTTGTATACAGATAGATATCACGTGTCTCTAGCATTAGTCACTTTATTTAGTACAGCCATTTTATAACCTCTTTTAGCTCCATAAATGTCTATGTATAATAATTTTCCAATGATCTCTATGTAGATTATTTCTACAGAGGCTTTTATTTATGTGGCAtgctacagtttttaaaattctctgtCAAAATTCAGTTATCTTtggctatttctatttttatttttataaatttctttttttgcccttaaaaattagaaaaaaattctttttctttcattttcaactctgtttcttcttttttaaaaaaatatttattttaaatatttgaaaggcagagtgagagtgagaggaagagaaacagagattttttttttaaagattttatttacttatttgaaagttaagagttacagacagtgagagggaaagacagagaaaaaaagtcttccttctgttggttccctccccaaatggttgcaacagccagagctatgccgatccgaagccaggagcaggtagcttcttccctgtctcccacgcgggtgcagaggcccaaggatttgggccatcctttactgctttcccaggccatagcagaaagttggattggaagaggagcagccgggactagaaccggtgcccatatgggatgctggtgctgcaggcagaggattaacctactgtgccacggtgctggcacgATCTTTCATCCGCtcgttaacttcccaaatggccacaacagccaggtctgggcttggctgaagccaggagccaggaactccatctggatgtcccacatggctggcagggacccaagtacttgggtcatcttctgttgcctttccaggcatattagcaggaagtccAACCAACTAGAATTCAAACCAGCACAATATGGGAGGCTGCTActgttgtggcttaacccactgtgccacaatgccagccccttaacgCTGAGCCTTGTATCACAGattcttttaaaagttaatgtcTTTCTCATAAAGCATGGCTTTGGCCTCATTTTTCAAGCTTAAgaagtaatattttcttttaaaaaaatgttatgttgggggggggggggacagtgctgtggcgcagcgggttaacaccctggcctgaagcgctggcatcccttatgggctccagttcgagacccagctgctccacttcctatccagctctctgctatggcctgggaaagcagtagaagatggcccaagttcttgggcccctgcacccacgtgggagacccgaaagaagctcctggctcttggcttcggatcggcacagctccggctgttgcagccatctggggagtgaaccagtggatggaagacctcactctctgtctctacctctctctgtaactctgtctttcaaataaataaaataaatcttaaaaaaaaaaataaaaaaatgctatgtattgggggctggcattgtggtgcagcaggttaggtcaccgcctgcaatgctggcatatcatatgagcaccagtttgaggcctggctgctctatttatgatcctgctccctgctaatgtacctggggaagcagcagaagatgcctcatGTATTTGAGCCTCTAATACCTGTGTAAGAGACACAAATggtgctcctggttcttggctttggcctggctcagcctggctattgcagccatttgggggagtgaaccagcgggtagaacatctatctctgtgtctcttcccctctctctctgtaactctgcctttaaataaataaagcttaaaaaaatatttacttgaaaggcacagacagagacagaaaaagatctctcatgtgctgattcattcctcaaatgctcacaatagccaggggtaggccaggccacagttaagagcctagaactccatctggatctcccacttgggtggcagggacccaagtacgtcaGTCGTAGCTTGCTACCtcctagagtgcacattagcaggaagcttggatGGAGGgtggagctggaactgaaacctggcactgtggtatgggatgcaggtgtccaaagtggTTGCTTCACCACTATGGCAACCATCTGTGTCCCCCTccccaatttcattttatttgaaaggcagagagacagacagataatgtttccacccactgtttcactccccaaatgctcacaatgagcAGAGTTTGAAGCTGGGATATAAGAGTTCAATTCAGCTCTCCTTCCTGgaagcaggaatccaattacttgagccatcactgctgcctctcaggatctacattagcaggaagctagggtcaGGGGCTAgaggcaggtattgaacccaggcacacaaatatgggacgcaggcatctaaactaccaggccaaatgcctgccctaatatttaatattttctaatcaCCATTTCAGTCTCTTCCTGGACCAAGCATTAATTTGGAAATGTTCTGTTTAATCTCCTAGGTTTTTCATTTATTCCTGATCTTAGTTATGAATTTTACAACAGTACTACTAGAGAGTATGACTACATATATAGAGAGTTTATTCAACCTTAACTATAAATGAAACTAATCATCAGGAACTTTGCTTCTGAGCCCCAAGTACTCAGAGTCAAGTGGTCTGCATTTAAATCCACTGACTTCTTTAGCTGGGTGACCTGGGATACCActaaatgtatttataattttgtttccttACTGCAAAATCAGTGATTGTAACaatcttatttcacttaattaaaGCCCTTGCTTTGCTTTCATTGTAATATACCAATCAGACTGACACATTGGAAATAAGTCCATGGCACTTTAGGTGTCTCAAATTATAAAACTGGGgtgggcagcaggttaagtcactgcttgggatgcctgcatcccatactggagcgctggtttgagtcccaaaggcttctgatccagctccttactaaagCATGCTTGGGAAGCCATGgatgatgatggttcaagtagttggcctcccttgggggccagcactgtggcgtagtgggttaagcagtgccagcatcccatatgggccctggtttgagtcctggctgctccacttctgaaccagctccatgctgatggcctgggaaaggaagcagaggatcatccaagcgcttgggcccttgccacccacatgggagaccccaataaagctcccggctcctggtttcaccaggcccagcactggccattatggccatttggagagtgaactagtggatggatgatctggggctctctctgtctctctctccctttgtaactctttcaaaataagtaaataaattttaaaaaattataaacctGAGTGCCATCAACTGGTTTCCATGTACCATGTGACTCCTGCACAACTGTTCCAGGACCTCCCTTCCCATGATTTCATGAGGCCCCCACATGTATGTTTCACCCAGCATTGACGTTCAATGGCTTCCTGACATTATGGCTCTGGAGTTGCTCACTCCCTGCTTCAGTCCACCATGGTCCTAGAGGTGCAGAGTActtcagatggccaaaatggaaaaaaacgGGGAAGCCTTTATTTAGCCCAAAACTAAGGTGGCCAGATGTCCAACCTGGGATATTCCTGCTTTTCCTGTCGTCTTGGTATAATTATTAATAGCACTCTTTGGCGCCTCAGTGTCCTGGCCTGGATGATATATTTCACAGTGACTCTATCTACAGCTCCCCTCTGAAAGGTCATTTATACAATGAACATTTATATCAAAAGCCTGCTTTGCTCTGGGCACTGTTCTAGGTTCCAGGAATGCATTACAGAACAGGCAGGTCCCTAATCTCACGGAGTTTCCATTTCAGTTAGCAGCCGTGACCAGACACCTGGCTCCATTCATGCCAGCTTCCAAAGCATCATGGTGGAGCACACTCAGCTGTCCTTCTACCTTCTGTAGCCCCTTCCACCGTGTAAGAGCAAATCTCAGACCAAGCCATACTTTGTCACAGCTCCCTGGGTCTCCCTGAAAGCTGTACCACGAAAGTGTCCACTGCTCTGTCTGCTCTCACTCCGTTTCCTCCTCCTGATGCTGCCACTTCTTTTTCTCAGTAACCTCAATGGAGTGACCCTTATGAGGCTCGCTCATGTGACCTGTGATGCTCTTGGCTGTCAGATGCTTGAAACTTCTAAGAAATGTACTGTATGCTTGGGGAAGTAGTGTGGTGTGATGACAGCAGACCCGATTTCTTGTCCCCACTCTGCTCTGACTCACTGTGTGACTTTGAATGTGTGTAAGCTTCCTTATCTGAGACATAAAATGAGGTGGCTGGGGCTAGATGCTCCCTAAGcatttttgttttccagtttccaAAATTATGATGTGACTATAAGGGAGTTTTGGGACTTTAGGCACTGAAAGGAAAAGTCTGATGAAAGCTCTGGCCTGCAAGAACCTATACACAAAGTGTGACCTTAAGTTTGGATCCAAAAAGACCTGCATTCTGGCCCAAGAATGATTGGTCCCATAGCTTTATGCACATGATATTTACCCGCAGTTTCCACATGTAAGAGGGAAGAAGGATTACACTCCCACCTGCAAGAAAGAGTAGCAAGCCCACTGATGCCTGTGTGCCTGTCTACCTCTCAATCAAGCACCACCTTCCTGACCAGAAACCTGAGGTGGGAAGGAAAACACTGCAGCCTTGCTCCACCATCACACGTACCTGACTCAGCCCAGGGCGGACAGGGGCCGTGGGATCCATCGCAGGGTCATCCGAGGAGTCCAGGGAGGAACGCACCCGCAGGAAAGCCAGCCCGAAGGACTGCTGCCGGGTGAAGGGCTGGGAGCAGGTCAGGCGAAGCCGATCCCAAGACTCTCCTGAGGCCGGAGCCAGGAAATCATCTccaggagaaaaacagaaaaggggcGGATGGGTGGAAAGCGGACATAAacggaagggagaaaggaaaagaaggtaAACGCTGAGGCAAGGAAAGACAAGCAGGGGCTCTGCAGAGTGAACTCCGACACGAGGAAGAGGGGGCTCATCAGCAACTGGCCCTCAGGCTTCAGGGCTCAGGGCATGATAAAGCCAAGCAGGCCAGGCAGGGGCTTCTCAGACCCAGCGCCTCCGCATCGTCACCCAGCTGTCCTGGTTCCACACTGCTCTCAGCATGGACACATCCTCATTCTACACCTCTCCAGAAACCTCACCAGCACCTCACTTTAACATGAGTATCTGTATCCGCAGTGGTGGGGTGTGGGGACACTACTCACCCAGTGGATCAGCTGAGACCCCTCCCTCACACTACCACATGCTCTGCATGCCTACTCATGCATCCGTATCACAAACCCCTCACCCTTGAGGCCTCCACACTGTCTTGTCAGTACCTCATCTCTGCCACTGCATATGTCCCTCCCCCCACACCATTCTTCCTTTTCAATAGTCCAAACACCTCCAGTGCAAACCCAGAAAAATCCTTAATAGATTGTAAGCCCCTAGAGGCCAGGAGTCAGATTTTATGCTTTTTCTGCAGAGCCTAGTGAACAGAGATTGGCATCAACTTAAGTCAGGAAGTGCCTCCTGCTACGTAACTACAGCCACCTTACAGCCTCCCGTCATTCACCTACACACTGATCCTGGACCTGTCTTACAAGGTTTACACAAACAATAAAACCAGTAATCTGCCAGCGTGTGCTCTATGCTGGGCTCCATTCTCCATTACACAAGTTATGTGTAAATAGAAATCATGCCTCATAAATATCCCCAGCCATCACGCGTCCCCATCACACAACTCACAACAAGCAAATCATTCATTAACTACCCTCTCCTCCCAACCATCGGCACCCACAGCACTGATAGCCCCTGTTTCTCTTTCTCGAAAACCTCCCCGCCTCTTCCTCTTTTGCCCTCTTTACCATGTTTAAACATGCGGACCCCTGAGCTGTTCTTCCCCTGCTTTGAATCAGTTAGGGACATCAGCATGGTGGCAGGGAGCAGGGTGACGAAAGGTCTGtccagagaccaggaagaacggCCCACATCGATTTGCAGGAAAGCACAGCCACAGTTACCTGGGGATGACAGATTTGGGAGAAGGTTAAGGGCTGGGGGATGACTGCAGGCAGGAGAATGGGGTGGGAAGAGGGCACTCCTCCAGCCTAGAGGTAGTTGGAAGCCGCGGTTAGGCCCGGCAACATGTGGAGttgaacagggagctggttccAGCAATGGGATGAGACCTGGGTCCACTGAGTGATGTTGTGACGGTTCACCAGGCCCTGCCAGCCAGAAATCTTCCCTGAATTTAGGGACTCGTGGTTTCCCTGTCCTCTGGCCCTGGCAGGTAATGCTAAATTCCGTCACTCTTAAATCCTTGCTAGGGAGTCTGATGTTTCTCTGTCCTGACAAAGCTGAGATCAGTGGTCTTTGACAGTCCTTTATTCCAGAGAATGCAGAGGTCAAGATTCTCAATCCATAATCCTGGACTAATTCTGCACAGTTCATCCTTTGAGCATCCTCTTGGCACTGACACTCAGAGGTGTATGCAGAGTCTGTTTACTGACATTCATAATTGTCAGCATCCTGAGGTTTTACCCAGACTGCGCGGGTCAAAGCAGAGCAGGGATGTTATGTAGCTCAAGCACCACAGACCTGGCCCCTTCACACCAGGCAGGGCTTACTCACGGAGGCTGCTTAGCCAGATGGACTGGGCCGTTTGAGTGGCACGTTTAGAGGGGAATATCATTCCTGTGTCCTCCTGCAGAGGTTCCCAGCTCCATGGGACTCACCCACATCGATGTAGCCAATGGGCACTGCCCTCTCCAGCTGTAGTTCCACTTTCAGTTGCCCACTCTTGTCCTGAGGGCAGCTGAGCCATGGTCCCTtttgagtgtctgggttcagcaAGTTCTCCACAGGATACTTGGGATCCTAAGTCCAAGACAGGAGAAAAATCAGGAACCTCACAGAGCCCAAGGGACTAAAGAATGCCCTTGAACGAGGGATCCCTACAATCTCAAGCCTTCTGGGAATCCTATGGCGACAGAGAAGGCACCAGAGGGGAACCCACAGGATGAAAGCTATCACAGGCCGAGTACCTGAGAGACCCCATTACCTTCTTCCTCATTCTTGACCACCTCAACTCCTTTTCATTCACAACTCTTAGGGGGTGACTAGTATAACTTCTTGATTAACAGATGAAGAAGCTGAACCTTACAGAGGTTCAGAACCTTTCCAAAGGTTACAAGCCAAATAACCAACCAAACCAGAGTGCCCAGGTTTCTGAAACTGGAGCTTTTCACCACCTCACTAtaccatttctttttcatttctaagatgTTTTCATAGACATTTATCTTCGTGATAAATTCTATGACAttagaaaaacaaagatttttattCTAAGTTTGTAACTGATACTTAGCTATAAAGAGATTACTCAAAGACAAGTGATACTGAGATACAATTCTGAGTTCTAACCCTAAGTCAGATATTGTTTGGTTGACAGGCCTTGAGCAAACTATTCCTCTCTCTGGACCtaaatttcctcatttataagTAAAGGGGTAAGACTAGCCTTGTGCTTTTCAATCTTGTTTTGGTTCAGCAATAAAACCCTTctggggcagtcactgtggaatagcaggtaaagccactgcccgcagtgccgacatcccataggggcactagttcgagtcctggctgctccacttcaaatccagctctctgctatggcctgggaaagcagtagaagatgacccaagtctttgggccccttcactcacgTGCGAGACAcagagcagctcctggctcctggctttggatcggcccagctccagccattgcggccatttagggagtgaactagcagatggaagacctctttttctctctccctctctctccgcctctctgtcactctgcctttcaaataaataaatcttaaaaaaaaaaaaaaaaaaaaaaaccctttcctttttaaaaacattttatttatttatttgaaaggcagagtgatagaagtGGGTCCCTATAGGGTACAGTTTGCAAATCACAATCATTTTATAAAGCTAAGAGTCTACAAAGAAAACTGTTTAGGCTGATCATGCAGGAAAGGAGGAAAAGtataataattttaacattttactgaGAACAGGTTTAATACAGTAGTTGTAGTTCTTACCAAGGTATTACAAGAGTTTTTGGGAGGAAGCTGAGCTCAcactgggtggtggtggtgatatcCTTCCAGGTCAGGGAAGGGTCTGGCCTGCTCAGTGGCACAGTACCCACTGCCTTTCTGGAGATGTGGGTGCAGACACTAGGCCTACAGCTTTGTCAGCTCCTTTCCCACTACGCATGCAACCCTGAGGGGGCTTCCTCTTTACCTTCACCTCCTCGCGATGCATCTTATGCTTTCTGCATTGCTCTGGGAACAAGCTAAGGGCAAGAGCTATTTCTCTCCTTGGACTCTGGACTCCCAGAGAAGGAACAATGCCTCTTCTATTAGACTAGGAGTTTcctggaagtggagccaagactcttatcttggttcactcctctcaGTCATTaagacagaaaaatcaagaggggccccagcactatggcatagtaggttaagcctgtgcctgtggtgccagaatcccatatgggtgccaattcgtgtcccatctgctcctcttcccatccagctctctgctatggcctgggaaagcagtagaagatggcccaaggctcctgcccccatgtgggagacctggaagaagctcctggctcttggcttcagatcgactcagctctagccactgtggccatgtggggaataaatcagcagatagaagatctctgtctctgtaactctgcctctcaaacagataaatatatctttaagaaaatatcaggtgggtgtttggtgcagcagttaagacactgcttgggatgtctgcatcccatatcatagtgcctggtttgtgtcctggctattttgcttctgatccaacttcctgctaatgtacaccctgggaggcagcagatgatggctcaagtatttgggtccctgtcacccatatgggagacctagatggagttctaggttcctggcttcagactggtccagcccttgctgtcgtaggcatctggtgagtgaaccagcaggtacaagatctctttctgtctgtctctttatgcctttcaaataaaatgaaaatttaaaaaaggaacaagaaaaaCATCATGCTTTTTAATTAATATACCTGAGAGGAAAATGATACCACATGGCTGATCTTCACAGGAGCCATGGTGGACCCAGCAATTGTCCCAGTAGGAGGCAAAAATGCTTTCTCCCAAGATTTCTTCTGTCTCCACTTTGGTACTGCCTATCTTTTGGTTCTGTCAGTTTTCAGAAGAGTAAGAATCTCCACAATACTCCTGAAgaagagaataaaagaaaaataagctacTCATGGTTGTTTCTATGACAATAGGAGTCATTTGCAGTAGTCagtttgtccatttctttttttttttcctttaattttttgccaggcagagttagacagtgagagagagacagagagagagttatagacagtaagagagagacagagagaaaggtcttccttccgttggttcactcctctaatggccgctacggccggcgctgcgccgatcctaagccaggcgCCGGgtatttcttcccagtctcccatgcgggtgcagggcccaagcacttgggccatcctccactgccctcccgggccacagaagagagctggcctgg from Oryctolagus cuniculus chromosome 1, mOryCun1.1, whole genome shotgun sequence includes these protein-coding regions:
- the XNDC1N gene encoding protein XNDC1N isoform X2; this encodes MAPVKISHVVSFSSQDPKYPVENLLNPDTQKGPWLSCPQDKSGQLKVELQLERAVPIGYIDVGNCGCAFLQIDVGRSSWSLDRPFVTLLPATMLMSLTDSKQGKNSSGVRMFKHDDFLAPASGESWDRLRLTCSQPFTRQQSFGLAFLRVRSSLDSSDDPAMDPTAPVRPGLSQVSSDDPAAGASPWLANPSIRRTFFPDPQKNTTEMSKLRDMLLQLQPGALGRSARMVLSAACKVPPASVASPRSDHAAPGPSHVECAEPRAEDHRPENAVSRRKRRKGQRRRHEEGTTQMSTSQ